The following coding sequences are from one Salvia hispanica cultivar TCC Black 2014 chromosome 3, UniMelb_Shisp_WGS_1.0, whole genome shotgun sequence window:
- the LOC125216083 gene encoding peroxidase 5-like: MGCSSTMMMMMLTCFLIFVSTVSSSSPLKVGFYKYSCPPAEAIVQKHVNKFASRNPGLAAGLIRLHFHDCFVRGCDASVLLDGPASEKESIPNKGSLRGFEIIDAAKAELERRCPRTVSCADVLAFAARDSAAKLGKIRYPVPSGRRDGRISSVTEPLLSLPPPFFNATSLRDNFAAKGLSLDEMVTLSGAHSVGISHCSSFTSRLYPTTDPTLDPKFAALLKRKCPANSTVDRTVNLDSITPDCLDNKFYVGLRANRGVLTTDQVLQTSPLTARLVAENARNNRAWGKKFAAAMVKMGEIEVLTGKKGEIRKKCRFVN; this comes from the exons ATGGGTTGTTCCTCAAccatgatgatgatgatgctcACTTGCTTCCTCATCTTTGTCTCAACCGTTTCCTCATCATCGCCACTCAAAGTGGGCTTCTACAAATACTCTTGCCCACCCGCCGAAGCCATTGTCCAGAAACACGTCAACAAGTTCGCCTCCCGCAACCCCGGCCTCGCTGCTGGCCTAATCCGCCTCCATTTCCACGACTGCTTCGTCAGG GGATGCGACGCATCAGTGTTGTTGGACGGGCCCGCCTCGGAGAAGGAAAGCATCCCAAACAAGGGAAGTCTCCGAGGCTTTGAAATAATCGATGCCGCCAAGGCCGAGCTCGAGCGCCGCTGCCCTCGCACCGTCTCGTGCGCCGACGTCCTCGCCTTCGCCGCCCGCGACAGCGCCGCCAAGCTAGGCAAAATTCGCTACCCCGTCCCCTCCGGCCGCCGCGACGGCCGCATCTCCTCCGTGACCGAGCCCCTCCTCAGCCTCCCTCCCCCCTTCTTCAACGCCACCTCCCTCCGCGACAACTTCGCCGCGAAGGGCCTCTCCCTCGACGAGATGGTGACCCTCTCCGGCGCCCACTCCGTCGGAATCTCCCACTGCAGCTCCTTCACCAGCCGCCTCTACCCGACCACCGACCCCACGCTCGACCCCAAATTCGCGGCTCTGTTGAAGAGGAAGTGCCCGGCAAACTCCACCGTCGATCGCACCGTCAACCTCGATTCGATCACGCCGGATTGTTTGGACAACAAGTTCTACGTGGGATTGAGGGCGAATAGGGGGGTTTTGACGACGGATCAGGTGCTGCAGACCAGCCCCTTGACGGCGAGGCTGGTGGCGGAGAATGCGAGGAATAATAGAGCGTGGGGGAAGAAGTTTGCGGCGGCGATGGTGAAGATGGGAGAGATTGAGGTTCTCACCGGGAAGAAGGGTGAGATCAGGAAGAAATGCCGTTTTGTCAACtga
- the LOC125213640 gene encoding protein METHYLENE BLUE SENSITIVITY 1-like, translating into MTGKAKPKKHTAKELAAKLDAATTNRGGGKAGLADRTGKEKGGHAKLECPLCKVTAPDIKSMQIHHDARHPKIPFDDSKLNNLHSTVVAETSSKPKPGVRGSLKK; encoded by the coding sequence ATGACCGGAAAAGCCAAGCCCAAGAAGCACACCGCCAAGGAACTTGCCGCCAAACTCGACGCCGCCACCACCAACCGCGGCGGCGGCAAGGCCGGCCTCGCCGATCGCACCGGCAAAGAGAAAGGCGGCCACGCCAAGCTCGAGTGCCCCCTCTGCAAGGTCACTGCCCCCGACATCAAGTCTATGCAGATCCACCACGATGCTCGCCATCCCAAGATCCCCTTCGACGATTCCAAGCTCAATAATCTCCACTCCACCGTCGTTGCCGAGACCTCCTCCAAGCCTAAGCCTGGCGTCCGCGGCAGCTTGAAGAAGTGA
- the LOC125213639 gene encoding seipin-1 — MDTYKLPTPFLFCTKLLSYCTPPFFRRMGGGGGGTPLLGRVAMGVAAAAYVLMVLIAAMVAAAVIGFGLVNSWAEQPVYVKESVQFDYSDAHPTALLTFTNGPAVPPGHTVFVTLSLLMPDSDYNRDVGIFQLSAELISAQGGVIARSSHPSMLRFWSWPIRYARTFLMGVPLVFGVTSETQRVTFPALRHKEAAYPRTEDIRLTLFPRAGTTALPQFYDAEVVVRSRPPWLKEVVYRWRLTLSVWMSFGGKRYEEVEPREAAAVEERQVVSESLERWQTRRSKRKAALLQASSITCSLQEGSGDSESVCS; from the exons ATGGACACCTACAAGCTTCCCACCCCCTTCCTTTTTTGCACTAAGCTCCTCTCCTACTGCACCCCGCCCTTCTTCCGGCGTatgggcggcggcggcggtggtacACCCCTCCTAGGGAGGGTTGCCATGGGCGTGGCCGCGGCCGCCTACGTTTTGATGGTGCTGATCGCGGCCATGGTTGCGGCCGCGGTCATAGGCTTCGGGCTGGTCAATTCGTGGGCGGAGCAGCCGGTTTACGTTAAGGAGAGCGTGCAGTTTGATTACAGCGACGCTCATCCCACCGCCCTCTTGACCTTCACCAACGGCCCAGCCGTGCCGCCCGGCCACACCGTCTTCGTCACCTTGTCCCTCCTGATGCCCGACTCCGATTACAACCGAGACGTCGGCATATTTCAGCTGAGCGCCGAGCTGATCTCGGCGCAAGGAGGCGTGATCGCGAGGTCGAGCCATCCGAGCATGCTCCGTTTCTGGAGCTGGCCGATCAGGTACGCCCGCACGTTTCTGATGGGCGTCCCGCTGGTGTTCGGGGTGACGAGCGAGACGCAGAGGGTGACCTTCCCGGCCCTGAGGCACAAGGAGGCGGCGTATCCTCGGACAGAGGACATCCGCCTCACCTTGTTCCCGAGGGCGGGGACTACGGCCCTCCCGCAGTTCTATGACGCGGAGGTCGTGGTGCGGTCGCGGCCTCCTTGGCTCAAGGAGGTCGTGTATCGCTGGAGGCTGACCTTGTCGGTTTGGATGAGCTT TGGGGGGAAGCGTTACGAAGAGGTGGAGCCTCgagaggcggcggcggtggaggagaGGCAAGTAGTGTCTGAGTCTCTAGAGAGATGGCAGACGAGGAGAAGTAAAAGGAAGGCTGCCCTTCTTCAAGCATCTAGCATCACCTGCAGCCTCCAAGAAGGCTCTGGTGATTCTGAATCTGTTTGCTCCTAA
- the LOC125212633 gene encoding coatomer subunit beta-1-like has product MEKTCSLLVHFDKGTPALANEIKEALEGNDVPAKIDGMKNAIMLLLNGETLPQLFITIVRYVLPSEDHTVQKLLLLYLEIIDKTDGNGRVLPEMILICQNLRNNLIHPNEYIRGVTLRFLCRLNEVDIIEPLIPSILANLEHKHPYVRRNAISAISSIYKLPNGEQLLVDAPETIEKFLSTEQDQSTKRNAFLMLFNCAQDRAINYLLANVDRVSDWGELMQMVVLELIRKVCRTNKAEKGKYIKIIISLLNAPSAAVVYECAGTLVSLSSAPTAIKAAANTYCQLLLSQSDNNVKLILLDRLNELKSSHHELMVDLIMDVLRALSSPNLDIRRKTLDIVLELITPRNVTEVVLTLKKEVMKTQSGELEKNGEYRQMLIQAIHSCAIKFPEVASTVVHLLMDFLGDNNIASAMDVVIFVREIIETNPKLRVSIVTRLLDTFYQIRAARVCSCALWIIGEYSLSLSEVESAISTIKQCLGDLPFFSVSENEEDADSSKKPPQQASSITVSSRRPAILADGTYATQSAASETAFSAPAVVQGSLTTGNLRSLLLTGDFFLGAVIACTLAKLCLRLEEVQPSKVEVNKASSNALLIMVSMLQLGQSSVLPHPIDNDSYDRILLCIRLLCNTGDAARKIWLTTCRESFVKMLSDKQLRETEESKAKAQVTHSQPDDLIDFYHLKSRKGMSQLELEDEVQDDLKRATGEFVKDADDANKLNRIIQLTGFSDPVYAEAYVTVHHYDIVLDVTIINRTKETLQNLCLELATMGDLKLVERPQNYTLAPESSKQIKANIKVSSTETGVIFGNIVYETSNVLERTVVVLNDIHIDIMDYISPAVCSDTAFRTMWSEFEWENKVAVNTTIANEKEFLDHIIKSTNMRCLTPSSALEGDCGFLAANLYAKSVFGEDALVNVSVEKQADEKLNGYIRIRSKTQGIALSLGDKITLKQKGGS; this is encoded by the exons ATGGAGAAGACATGCTCTCTGCTCGTACATTTTGACAAGGGCACCCCGGCCCTTGCGAATGAGATCAAGGAAGCACTTGAAGGGAATGATGTTCCAGCTAAGATTGATGGCATGAAAAATGCAATCATGCTTTTGCTAAATGGTGAAACCCTGCCTCAGCTTTTTATCACTATCGTGAGATATGTGCTGCCCTCGGAAGACCACACTGTTCAGAAACTGCTCCTGCtttatttggaaattattGATAAGACTGATGGAAATGGACGTGTGTTACCAGAAATGATCTTAATCTGCCAGAATCTTAGGAACAATCTTATCCATCCCAATGAATATATCCGGGGTGTCACCCTGAGGTTCCTTTGCCGGCTCAATGAAGTGGATATCATCGAACCGTTGATACCCTCCATCCTCGCAAACTTGGAGCATAAACACCCTTATGTCAGGAGAAATGCCATTTCTGCTATATCGTCAATCTACAAACTCCCAAACGGTGAGCAGTTATTGGTTGATGCACCAGAGACAATTGAGAAGTTTCTCTCGACAGAGCAGGATCAATCAACTAAGAGGAATGCATTTCTGATGCTTTTTAACTGTGCACAGGATCGTGCTATTAACTACCTACTGGCCAATGTTGACAGAGTATCAGATTGGGGTGAGTTAATGCAGATGGTTGTCTTGGAGCTGATCCGGAAAGTTTGTAGGACCAATAAGGCTGAAAAgggaaaatatattaagatcATTATATCTCTATTGAATGCTCCTTCAGCTGCCGTTGTCTATGAGTGTGCTGGAACCCTTGTCTCTTTGTCTTCTGCTCCAACTGCTATTAAAGCTGCAGCCAACACATATTGCCAGCTTCTTCTTTCACAGAGTGATAATAATGTTAAGCTCATTCTGCTTGATCGCTTGAATGAGCTCAAGTCTTCCCACCATGAGCTTATGGTTGACTTGATAATGGATGTCCTTAGGGCACTGTCTAGCCCAAATCTCGATATCCGAAGAAAAACACTTGATATTGTTCTGGAACTGATTACCCCTCGCAATGTCACTGAGGTGGTTCTTACTCTGAAGAAGGAAGTCATGAAAACTCAAAGTGGGGAGCTTGAGAAGAACGGGGAGTATCGGCAAATGCTCATTCAAGCAATCCATTCTTGTGCTATAAAGTTCCCTGAAGTGGCAAGCACAGTGGTCCATTTGTTGATGGATTTCTTGGGAGACAACAATATTGCCTCTGCAATGGATGTTGTCATTTTTGTTAGAGAGATAATTGAAACCAACCCTAAGTTAAGGGTTTCTATTGTCACCAGACTTCTGGATACCTTTTATCAAATTAGAGCAGCTAGAGTCTGCTCCTGTGCTCTTTGGATTATTGGAGAGTATTCCTTATCTCTTTCTGAGGTTGAGAGTGCTATTTCAACTATTAAGCAGTGTCTTGGggatttaccttttttttcagTCTCTGAAAATGAGGAAGATGCTGATTCTTCAAAGAAACCACCCCAGCAGGCTTCCTCAATCACCGTTTCATCCAGAAGACCGGCTATCCTTGCTGATGGTACTTATGCAACTCAAAGTGCTGCCTCTGAGACTGCTTTCTCTGCTCCAGCTGTTGTTCAGGGATCTTTGACCACTGGAAACTTGAGATCTCTTCTTTTGACTGGTGACTTTTTCCTTGGGGCAGTTATTGCCTGCACCCTAGCAAAACTCTGTCTAAGATTGGAGGAGGTTCAACCATCGAAGGTTGAAGTGAATAAAGCTTCAAGCAATGCTTTGTTGATTATGGTCTCTATGCTACAGCTCGGGCAATCTTCGGTTCTTCCGCACCCAATTGATAATGATTCATATGACAGGATTCTTCTTTGTATAAGATTGTTGTGTAACACAGGGGATGCTGCAAGGAAGATTTGGCTGACGACTTGCCGTGAGAGTTTTGTCAAAATGCTCTCTGATAAACAGCTTCGTGAAACTGAAGAAAGTAAAGCTAAGGCTCAGGTTACTCATTCACAGCCTGATGACCTTATTGATTTCTACCATTTGAAGAGCAGAAAG GGGATGAGCCAGCTGGAGCTAGAGGATGAGGTCCAAGATGATTTAAAACGTGCTACTGGGGAATTTGTGAAGGATGCAGATGATGCAAATAAGCTGAATCGTATCATTCAACTCACAGGATTTAGTGATCCAGTTTATGCTGAAGCTTATGTGACAGTTCATCATTATGATATTGTCCTGGATGTCACAATTATCAATAGAACAAAAGAGACCCTTCAGAACTTGTGTTTAGAGCTAGCAACAATGGGAGATCTCAAACTTGTTGAGCGTCCACAGAATTATACTTTGGCTCCTGAATCAAGCAAGCAAATAAAAGCAAACATTAAGGTTTCCTCTACTGAAACTGGAGTCATATTCGGAAATATTGTCTATGAGACATCAAATGTGCTCGAGCGAACTGTTGTTGTCCTCAATGATATCCATATTGATATCATGGACTACATATCTCCTGCTGTTTGTAGCGATACTGCTTTTAGGACCATGTGGTCAGAATTTGAATGGGAAAACAAG GTTGCTGTAAACACAACAATTGCAAATGAAAAAGAATTCCTTGATCATATTATCAAGTCAACCAACATGAGATGCTTAACTCCGTC TTCTGCTTTAGAAGGTGACTGTGGATTCCTGGCTGCTAATTTGTATGCGAAGAGTGTATTTGGGGAGGATGCTTTGGTAAATGTCAGTGTCGAGAAGCAGGCAGATGAGAAGCTGAACGGATATATTAGGATAAGGAGCAAGACTCAGGGAATTGCGCTCAGCTTGGGTGACAAGATCACTCTCAAGCAGAAGGGAGGAAGCTAA